A DNA window from Camelina sativa cultivar DH55 chromosome 13, Cs, whole genome shotgun sequence contains the following coding sequences:
- the LOC104738249 gene encoding LOW QUALITY PROTEIN: putative CCA tRNA nucleotidyltransferase 2 (The sequence of the model RefSeq protein was modified relative to this genomic sequence to represent the inferred CDS: substituted 1 base at 1 genomic stop codon), protein MTTVQVKEKIDLTEIERKIFDRLLGTLSYCNLNTRLRVAGGWVRDKLLGKESNDIDIAIDNMLGSAFLDKVKEYLSSIEEQVQGVIIIEKKPDQSKHLETARMRLYDQWIDFVNLRSEDYTETSRIPTVMKFGTAEEDAYRRDLTINSLFYNINTGLVEDLTKRGIEDLKFGKIVTPLSAKVTFLDDPSRVLRGIRFSARFGFTLDEELKEAASSEEVKLALGGKISRERIGTEIDAMISGNGPVSAVTCLCDLKLFSVVFSLEPTPSEGRLCKAYLEAMWCLIQTLGISKFSGEKRRLALYAALFLPFRKTDYKDEKGKLIPVVNQIFKLSMKRKTIDAEKVLNIHXNAERLIPLIRPLQSKNDVIQLDSDTDVLDPEVPVASRLRVLTGFILREIKDLWRVALLTSLLLCTIDGMNEDQEIGQVDFKLDKTHQLYLTVEETICEMGLDKIGDVKPLVNGREIMQFANLTGGSIIRKWQQNVLTWQLAYPSGSADECKDWMRETKGKKQRTQ, encoded by the coding sequence ATGACGACCGTCCAAGTGAAGGAGAAGATTGATCTGACTGAGATAGAGAGGAAAATATTCGACCGGCTTCTCGGTACTCTTAGCTATTGCAACCTCAACACACGGCTTCGTGTCGCCGGTGGTTGGGTGCGGGATAAGCTTCTAGGGAAAGAGAGTAATGATATTGACATAGCTATTGATAATATGTTGGGAAGTGCGTTTCTTGACAAGGTCAAGGAGTATCTATCTTCTATAGAAGAACAAGTACAAGgagttattattattgaaaagaAGCCTGACCAATCCAAACACTTGGAAACAGCAAGGATGCGGCTTTATGACCAATggattgattttgttaatttgagAAGTGAAGACTATACAGAAACTAGTCGTATTCCTACGGTGATGAAGTTTGGCACCGCTGAAGAAGATGCTTATAGGAGAGACCTAACCATAAATAGTTTGTTCTATAACATCAATACTGGTTTGGTTGAAGATCTTACAAAAAGAGGCATCGAGGATCTTAAATTCGGGAAAATTGTTACACCTTTGTCTGCCAAAGTTACGTTTCTTGATGATCCTTCGCGAGTTCTTAGAGGAATTCGGTTTAGTGCTAGGTTTGGTTTTACGCTAGATGAAGAACTTAAAGAAGCTGCTTCAAGTGAGGAAGTAAAGCTAGCTCTTGGAGGAAAGATAAGCAGGGAGCGGATAGGGACTGAAATTGATGCGATGATATCCGGGAACGGACCAGTTTCAGCGGTTACTTGTCTTTGTGATTTGAAACTTTTTAGTGTTGTCTTTTCCTTGGAGCCTACACCATCAGAGGGACGACTGTGTAAAGCCTACTTGGAGGCTATGTGGTGTCTCATCCAAACACTTGGGATAAGTAAGTTCAGCGGTGAAAAAAGAAGACTTGCTCTATATGCTGCTTTATTTCTACCTTTTAGGAAAACAGATTACAAAGACGAGAAGGGGAAGCTCATTCCTGTTGTTAACCAAATCTTCAAACTCTCCATGAAGCGGAAGACCATTGACGCTGAGAAAGTTCTGAATATACACTGAAACGCAGAGAGATTGATACCGTTGATTCGTCCCCTTCAGTCGAAGAATGATGTTATACAACTTGATTCAGATACTGATGTTCTTGATCCAGAGGTCCCAGTAGCTTCAAGACTAAGAGTACTCACAGGTTTTATTCTTAGAGAAATCAAAGACCTGTGGCGTGTTGCACTCTTAACGTCTTTGTTGTTGTGTACGATTGATGGTATGAATGAAGATCAAGAAATCGGGCAAGTGGACTTCAAACTTGACAAGACGCATCAACTTTATCTAACAGTTGAGGAAACCATTTGTGAAATGGGTCTTGATAAAATTGGGGACGTAAAGCCACTGGTGAATGGCAGAGAGATCATGCAATTCGCAAATCTTACGGGAGGATCCATCATCCGTAAATGGCAACAGAATGTGCTTACATGGCAACTAGCTTATCCTAGTGGCTCAGCAGATGAATGCAAAGATTGGATGAGAGaaaccaaaggaaaaaaacaaagaacacagTGA
- the LOC104736788 gene encoding acyl carrier protein 5, chloroplastic-like, whose protein sequence is MATTLCSSISMQARVPATRTRFSLQKQVSIFNNGKTNNNLSFSLRRRSLPARLQVSCAAKQETVEKVSEIVKKQLSLTDDQKVTAGTKFTELGADSLDTVEIVMGLEEEFGITMAEERAKEIATVQQAAELIEELVQKKTA, encoded by the exons ATGGCGACAACTCTCTGTTCCTCAATCTCCATGCAAGCTCGTGTCCCG GCTACAAGAACAAGGTTCAGTCTTCAGAAACAGGTTTCGATTTTCAACAATGGAaagacta ataataatctctcCTTTAGCCTACGAAGACGTTCGCTGCCTGCTCGCCTCCAAGTATCTTGTGCA GCCAAGCAAGAGACAGTGGAGAAAGTGTCTGAGATTGTGAAGAAGCAATTGTCGCTCACCGATGATCAAAAAGTCACTGCAGGAACCAAATTTACCGAACTCGGAGCTGATTCTCTCGACACA GTTGAGATAGTGATGGGTTTGGAGGAAGAGTTTGGGATAACAATGGCGGAAGAAAGAGCAAAGGAGATTGCAACAGTCCAACAGGCTGCTGAACTCATTGAAGAACTCGTCCAAAAGAAGACCgcttaa
- the LOC104736789 gene encoding transmembrane protein adipocyte-associated 1, whose protein sequence is MRVLEEIAESPFLISRLNLNSTASGYGWVDKCHGFLHNTVLVAASLFFVAYLAYEAKKSLSKLSNRRSYIMIAYYGCLWLVTLLNLVWCCLQGWECTPGKEVVWNLLTLVTTSGMLFLEVSLVAFLFQGNYASGSEALTRTFLISGFVIALDLLFKAIFLFGFGVPLFIDNNENGNTFKWGLWIIHKLLLTGVYGMIFLMYNSRWREKLPARPAFFKYIAIMFALYGLYLVASVFTANGPHFGFWLYGIMSVSYHALYLPLLYFTFLADFFQEEDLNLENVYYSEMKDAGFFDSDWE, encoded by the exons ATGAGAGTTCTTGAGGAAATTGCAGAGTCACCATTTCTGATTTCAAGGCTAAACCTTAATTCGACGGCCAGTGGATATGGATGGGTCGATAAGTGCCATGGTTTCCTACATAACACGGTTCTCGTTGCggcttctctcttctttgtcgCTTACTTAGCTTACGAGGCGAAGAAGAGCCTGTCTAAGCTTTCGAATCGGAGATCTTATATCATGATCGCTTATTATGGGTGTCTTTGGCTTGTTACCTTGCTCAATCTTGTTTGGTGCTGTCTccag GGTTGGGAATGTACTCCTGGGAAAGAAGTTGTTTGGAATCTGTTAACTTTGGTCACAACATCTGGAATGTTGTTTCTGGAAGTAAGCCTAGTGGCTTTTCTCTTCCAAGGAAACTATGCGAGTGGTTCAGAAGCATTGACGAGAACTTTCCTTATCTCGGGGTTTGTTATTGCTCTTGATTTGCTTTTCAAG GCAATTTTCCTCTTTGGATTTGGTGTGCCATTGTTCATTGACAACAATGAAAATGGAAATACGTTCAAATGGGGATTATGGATCATTCATAAGCTTCTACTCACTGGCGTTTATGGGATGATCTTCTTGATGTACAACTCTAGGTGGAGAGAAAAATTGCCCG CAAGGCCTGCATTTTTCAAGTACATAGCCATCATGTTTGCCTTATACGGACTTTACCTAGTTGCATCTGTGTTTACTGCAAACGGCCCACATTTTGGATTCTG GTTGTATGGGATCATGAGTGTTTCCTACCACGCTTTATACCTTCCTCTTCTTTACTTTACTTTTCTCGCAGACTTTTTCCAG GAAGAAGATCTGAACTTGGAGAATGTATACTACTCAGAGATGAAGGACGCTGGATTCTTCGATTCTGATTGGGAATAG
- the LOC104738250 gene encoding frataxin, mitochondrial-like, translating to MATTSRFLRKLPRFLKLSPTLLRSNGVRYSSNLVQDSLEPLESFWRIGSRIRNDSLTRRSFSSSQGPTSVDYNSVLQEDEFHKLANFTINDLLAKIEDYGDDVQIDGFDIDYGNEVLTLKLGLLGTYVEF from the exons ATGGCTACAACTTCAAGGTTTCTACGGAAATTGCCGAGGTTTCTCAAGCTTTCTCCAACCCTTCTCCGTAGCAATGGCGTAAGGTATTCAAGCAATTTGGTTCAGGATTCCTTAGAACCGTTGGAATCCTTCTGGCGAATAGGATCTCGAATCCGCAATGATTCTTTAACTAGAAGAAGTTTCTCCTCTTCTCAAGGTCCTACTTCTGTCGATTACAA ttCGGTTTTGCAGGAGGATGAGTTTCACAAATTAGCCAACTTCACTATAAATGACCTTCTTGCGAAAATTGAG GATTATGGTGATGATGTTCAGATTGATGGTTTCGACATTGACTATGGG AACGAAGTTCTCACCCTTAAGCTTGGATTGTTAGGCACATATGTGGAATTTTGA